CAGGTCGACGAAGGCAGGGTTCAACTCGATTCCTGCCCAGCGGCGATCCAACTCACGAGCAGCCAGCAACGTCGTCCCGGAGCCGGCGTATGGGTCGAGCACCACGTCGCCGGGCTCGCTGGCGATCATCACACACCGCCGGGCCAGCGTCAGAGGCATCACCGCGGGATGATCCTCGGCGCTGCTGTCGGCGGGCCGGCGGGGCTCGGTGTTGATGTCCCACACGGTGCGCAGACGCCTGTCGTTGGGACCCCGCACCGCGTCAACGTCGTAGTAGTAGTCCTGGCTCTTGGACAACAAGAACACCGTCTCGTGGGCCTTGGTGGGCCGGTCCTTCACCGACTCGGGGTGCGCGTTGGGCTTGTGCCAGATCACCTCCGAGCGCAGCCACCATCCCGCGTCCTGCAGCGCCAGCGCAAGGTGCCAGGGAACCCCGATCAGGTCCTTCGGCTTGAGGCCCTCGGGCGTCGGCGGGCGCACCCGCATCGCCCGCGCCCGGTTCTTGCGATCCGGCGCCCGGTATCGGCGGTTGCCGGAGGTGTAGCTGTCGCCCACGTTGAGCCACACCGTCCCGTCGTCCGTGAGCACCCGGCGCACCTTGTCGAAGGTCACCGCAACGCTCCTGACGTAATCGCCCAGCGCGTCGTCCCGGCCGATCTGCCCATCCGCCTCGTAGTCGCGAAGCGACCAATACGGCGGCGACGTCACCACCGTGCGCACGCTGCGATCCGGTAGCACGTCGAGCCCCTCCAGGGCCGGTCCGCATATCAGCACCGAACCGCCCAACCGGCGCATCGGCCCAGCATCAGCAGCGTCCACCCGCCGGTACGGCATCGCCGAGCCCGACTGCCCGCGGCACTCCATCGACTCCGACGCTAACCGCTCCCGCCTCACCAAGGGAGGATCGCCGACATCAACATCGAACAGTCGTTCGCTCATGCCAGGCACCGTACAGAAGGCCTGTGACACCCGAGGCTTCGGCAACTCCATCGGTGGTTGCGGCCGATTGTCCTGACGTCCCGGCGTCGGTCAGGGCAGTCGGATGCCCCGACCGGGTCACGCTGGGCCTAATGGGAGTTGGTCGGCCGCTGCTGCGGCGGGCACAGTCGGCGTTGCCAGGCCGTTGCCCGCCGCGGGTCCGCGGTAGGTGGGGTACTGCTTGCCGCGGGGCGTTGTTTCCTCGTCCGCTTCCAGTCCCCAGGACGTCCAGCCCTTCCGGGGGTAGCGGGCGAACATCTCGAGGTAGGGGCCCGGCGAGCAGGCTTCGACGATCTCGTACTGCTCGTCGGGCTTGCGCGAGTGCTCTCGCTTGCGAGTCTCGATCATGTTGACCTGGCGGCGTCCCGGCGGCAGTGTGCGCATCCGGCCGCGGACGCCGAAGAGGATCAGTTCTGTGACGTTCCGGAAGTAGAAGCCGACGCCTCGACCGTCGGGGCCGCCGTCCCTGCGACGTTTCGCCCAGACGAGATTCGACTTGTACTCGAACCCCCACGACTCCATCACGCGGAGGCCGTCGGCGATGAGCGCGTTCGGCACCCACAGGTAGAGGTGGGCATTCTCCCCGACCACGTCGGGAACCGGGAGGGCGCAGACCGCGCCGGTGGTCATGGTGTCGTACCGGGAGAGGCGCCGATGTTCGGGGGCCACCTTGCCCGTGCGGTTCTGGAACCTCCACGGCGGGTCGGCCAGCACGGCGCCGAACCCGCTCCCCGACAACGCCAAAAGGTCGTCGCTCGCCGCTTTGCCGCTGCCTTCTCCCAGGACGGCCTCCGCGACGGCGCGGCCTGCCTTCGGCTGGAGTCTGAGTTCGTAGCCCAGCGAGTCGGCCTCGGCGGTGAGCGTGGCGAGAAGTCGGTGGGTGACGGGTTGACCGACAGGAGGTGGTCGGCGGCGACGATCAGGCCGGGGGTGCAAAACCCGCACTGCACGGCGCCGTTTGGAGATGGACCTGTAACCCCCAGAGCGGCGCGGTGCTGCTCTCGCCGGTTACTCTGGGTGCATGAGCCGCCGAGACCTGATCCTGGGCACCCACCGCGAGGCCATCGTGGCCACGGCCCGCGCCAACAAGGCCACCGAGATCGCCTTGGTCGGCTCGGTGGCCCGCGGCGACGACGGCCCCGGCAGCGATGTGGACTTCCTGGCCACATTCGCTCCCGGAGCGACTCTGTTCGATCAGAGCCGCCTCCTCGGTGCCCTGCGTGAACTGCTGGGCATCAAGGTGGACGTGCTCTCTGTCGGTGGCCTCAAACCCGAGAGCCTTCCACGTCACAGGGAGATACTCGCCGAAGCGATCCGCCTGTGAGCGCCCAAGGCACTGAACGCGACACCGAGCGCATCGAGCACATCCTCGATGCCGCGGACTTCCTGGCCACCCTGGTCGGTCAGGGCCGTGAGGTATTCGATTCGAGCCGCGAGCGGCGCAACGCCGTTGAGCGGCTGCTGGAGATCGTCGGTGAGGCTGCTGGCCAGATGTCCGGCGGATTCGCCGCGGCCTACCCCGACCTTGATCTGGCTGGCGCGCGGGACCTGCGCAATGTCATCATCCACGGCTATATGAACGTGGATGATGACCTCTTGTGGGATGCCGCCTCCTCCTCCGTGCCCGCCTTGGCCGCTGGCCTGCGGGCAGCGGCAGGCCTCGATCCGTCCGCCGACCGGCCGGGGCCCGACTTCTGACCGGCCGGCGGATCGTGGCTGTCAATCGTCGGCGGCGCGCTCGGTGGCGACGGCGGCGACGGCGGCGATGACTCGGCCGTAGCCGGTGCAGCGGCAGAGGTTGCCCGAGATGGCCTCGCGGATCTCCAAGTCGGTCGGTGACGGGTTGACCGACAGGAGGTGGTCGGCGGCCACGATCAGGCCGGGGGTGCAGAACCCGCACTGCACGGCGCCGTGGTCTACGAACGCCTGCTGGACGTCGGTCAGCTCGCCGTCGTCGGCGAGGCCCTCCACGGTGACGATGTCCCGCCCCACCGCCGCGGCCGCCAGCATCATGCAGGCGCACACCGGCAGGCCGTCGGACAGCACCGTGCACGAGCCGCACTCGCCCTGGTCGCAGGCGTTCTTGGTGCCCGGCAGGCCCAGGCGCTCGCGCAGCACGTAGAGCAGGCTCTCGCCGAGCCAGGCATCGGCCACCTCACGATCGGTGCCGTTGACGTGCAACGTGTAGTGCAGCGTTGCCTCGCCGGCGACGCTTCGATCCTCGCTCATGAGAACACCCTCGCCAGGGCGCGGCGGGACATGACGGCCACGGCGTGGCGCCGGTAATCGGCGGTGCTGCGGTGGTCGTCGATGGGGATGGACGCCGCTGCCGCCAACTCGCCGAAGTGAGTCAGGACGTCGTCGGGGGGCACCTCGGTTGCGTCCCAGTCGACCGCGCCGGCAATCCACTCCTCGGCTTCGGTGGCTCGCACGGGCACCGGGGCGACTGAGCCCAGCGCAAGGCGCACACTGCGCTGGGCGCGGTCCAGGACCAGCGCCACGGTGGCCACCGAGATGACCATGGCGTTGCGGGTGCCGACCTTCAAGAACTCCTGGGGGCCGTCGACCACCGGCACGGTCACGCTGCGGATTACCTCGTCGGGTGCCAGCGTGTTCCGCTTGGGGCCGACGATCAACCCGTCGAGGCCCACCTCGCGGGTGCCGCGCGCCGAACAGATGGTGATGCGGGCGTCCAGCGCCGTCAAAGGGGGCAGCGTGTCGCCGGCGGGTGAGGCGGTGGCCAGGTTGCCCCCGAGCGTGCCGGCGTTGCGGATCTGCGGCGAGCCGACGGTCCGCGCCGCCTGGGCCAACGCCGGGACGTAGGCGGCGAACAGCGGGTGCTCCATCTCGGCGTAGGTCATGGCCGCGCCCATCTCCACGGCACCGTTGCGCTGCCGCCAGCCGGTCAGTTCCGGGACGCGGTCGATGGCGATGACCGAGGCGGGCCGCCGCTTGTTGTAGTTGACCTCCACCATGAAGTCGGTGCCGCCGGCCAGGAGGCTGGCCGACGGGTCGGCCGCCAGCAGGTTGCACACCGCCTCGAGGGACGCCGCGACGTGCACGCTCACGCCTCCATCATGCCCGGAGGGCCACCGCGATGCACGCCCACCCAGACGCGGCGGGCCTCGCTGAGCGCCGCTCGGTGAACACGCCGGATCCCTGACCGCCGACCGCGCGCCGCGATTCGGCAGCGACCCGCGACCGAAGGCGATACGGGTGCCGCCGGCTGGCCTCAGTGCCATGTGGGCACGCGGGGGACAGTTCGCCGCTGGGGGGTAACATCGGCGCTGCCCGGCGCTTCGGAGGCTCCGCGGGGCCGAGCGCCGCAGCGGGCGCAAATCCCGCGAAGCGGATCACCCAGATCGGAGACGCCATGGACAACGTCGTGCGGGCTGCTCTCGTGCAGCAGTCCTGGACGGGAGACGCCGACTCGATGGTCGAGGCGCACATGGCCTGGGCACGGGCCGCCGCCGAGCAGGGGGCGCAGGCGATCTGCTTCCAGGAATTGTTCAACGGCCCCTACTTCTGCCAGGTGCAGGACGAGCGGTTCTACGCCACGGCCGAGGCGGTGCCCGGCGGCCCCACGACGAAGCTGGCCTGCGAATTGGCCGCCGAACTGGGCATGGTCATGGTCCTCCCGCTGTACGAGGAGGAGCAGCCCGGGGTGCTGTACAACACGGCCGCGGTCATCGACGCGGACGGCACCTACCTGGGCAAGTACCGCAAGACGCACATCCCCCAAGTGAAGGGGTTCTGGGAGAAGTACTACTTCCGGCCCGGCAACCTGGGCTACCCGGTCTTCGACACCGCGGTCGGCAAGGTGGGCGTGTACATCTGCTACGACCGCCACTTTCCCGAGGGCTGGCGCGCCCTGGGGCTCGGTGGGGCGCAGATCGTCTTCAACCCCTCGGCCACCAGCCGGGGCCTGTCGGCCTACCTCTGGAAGCTGGAGCAGACCGCCTCGGCGGCGGCGAACATGTACTACGTGGGCGCCATCAACCGGGTGGGCGTCGAGCCGCTGGGAGACAACGACTTCTACGGCACGTCGTACTTCGCCAACCCGCGCGGCCAGTTCGTGGGGGAGGTGGCCTCGGATTCCGAACCGGAGGTCATCGTCCGCGACCTCGACCTGGACCTCATCGGCGAGGTCCGCAACCAGTGGGCGTTCTACCGGGACCGCCGCCCCGACGCCTACGACCCGCTGGTGGCCGGCTGAGCGGTCTGCTGAGCGATGCTGCGGACCGTCGCAATCCCGTCATTCCGGCGAAGGCCGGAATCCAGTGTGTGCCCGACCGACCGCCGGGCACGTCGCGCCGAGGATGGAGACTCCGACCGTGGCTGATGAACTGCTCGCCCGCCACCGCAGCGTGCTGCCCAGTTGGCTCGCCCTCTACTACGAGGAGCCGATCGAGCTGACCCGCGGCGAGGGCTGCCGGGTCTGGGACAGCGAGGGTCGCTGCCACCTGGACTTCTTCGGTGGGATCCTCACAACGATGACGGGCTACAACGTGCCGGAGGTGATCGACGCCATCCGGACCCAGGCCGCCAGGATGCTGCACACCTCCACGCTGTACCTCATCGAGCCGATGGTGGCGCTGGCGGAGAAGATCGCCGGGCTCAGCGGCATTCCCGACGCCAAGGTGTTCTTCACCACATCGGGCACCGAGGCCAACGACGCCGCCCTGCTGCTGGCCACCAACTACCGCTCCAGCCACGAGATCCTGGCGCTGCGCAACAGCTACCACGGCCGCTCCTTCAGCGCCCAGGCCATCACCGGCAACCGCTTCTGGTCGGCCTCGCGGCTCTCGGGCCTGTCGGTCAGCTTCATCCACGGCGGCTACCGGATGCGCAGCCCCTGGCCCGATCACGACGACGAGTCGTACACCGCCGCCTGCGTCCAGGACCTGCGCGAGGTCATCGACATGTGTACGACGGGACACATCGCCGCCCTCATCGCCGAGCCGATCCAGGGCGTGGGCGGCTTCGCCATGCCGCCCGACGGGTTCTTCGGCACCGTCAAGGAAGTGCTGGACGAACGGGGCATCCTGTTCATTTGCGACGAGGTGCAGACCGGCTGGGGACGCACCGGCGAGCACTTCTGGGGCTACCAGGCGCACGGCATCCAGCCCGACTTCCTGACCTTCGCCAAAGGAGTTGGCAACGGGCTGGCGCTGGGCGGCGTGGTGGCCCGAGCCGAGCTCATGGACAGTCTGGGCGCCAACTCCATCTCCACCTTCGGCGGCAACCCGCTGTCCTGCGCTGGCGCATTGGCCAACCTGGAGTACCTGCTGGACCACGACCTGCAGACCAACGCCGCCAAGATGGGCAACCGCCTGCGCCTCGGCCTCGAGCCCGTGGCCGATCGAACGCCGGATATCGCCGAGCTGCGCGGCCGCGGCCTGATGCTGGCGATGGAGTTCAACTGCCCGGGCGGCCGCGAACCGCACCCGGCGGCCGCGTCCGCGGTACACGAGGGGGCCCGCCGGCGCGGCCTGCTGGTCGGCAAGGGCGGCCTCTACGGCAACGTCCTGCGCATCGCCCCGCCGCTGTGCGTCTCCGACGCCGAGATCGACGAAGCCGTCGAGATCCTGGCGGCCGCGGCTGCGGATCTGCGCTAGAGCACGAGGAGGGCAGGCAGCCGCCGCGACCGAACAGCTCCTGGGGCGCCACCCCGCCGACCACTGAACAGGAGGACGCCATGCGTACGCTCATCGCCGACGGGACGGTCGTCAGTGCCACGGGACGCGTCCGGGCCGACGTGGTGGTTTCGGGGGAGGTGATCGAGGCCGTGGTCGCCCCCGGCAGCGAGATCGCCGAGAGCCTGCGGCGCAGCGGCGACGTCCGCCTCATCGACGCCGCCGACCGCTACGTGGTGCCCGGCGGCGTGGACGTCCACACCCACATGGAGTTGCCCTTCGGGGGCACCTACGCCTCGGACACCTTCGAGACTGGCACCCGTGCCGCCGCCCATGGCGGCACCACCACCATCGTGGACTTCGCCGTGCAGCGCGAGGGCGAGGACGTGCGGGAATGCCTCGACGCCTGGTTCGCCAAGGCCGAGGGCCAGTGCGCCATCGACTATGGCTTCCACATGATCCTGGGCGGCATCGACGAGCGGTCGCTGAAGGAGATGGACACGCTCGTGAACGACGGCATCACCAGCTTCAAGCTGTTCATGGCCTACCCGGGCGTGCTCTACAGCGACGACGGCAAGATCCTGCAGGCCATGCAGCAGGCCCACCACAACGGCGGGCTCATCATGATGCACGCCGAGAACGGCATCGCCATCGACGTCATCGCCGCCCAGGCAGCGGCCCGGGGCCAGACCGACCCGGTGTACCACGGCATCACCCGGCCGCCTCGCCTGGAGGGCGAGGCCACCTACCGGGCGATCCAACTGGCGCTGGTCGCGGGCACGCCGGTCTACTTCGTGCACCTGTCGGCCTCCGACGCCCTTGCCCATGTGGCCGCCGCCCGAAACGAGGGCTACAACGTCTTCGCCGAGACCTGTCCGCAGTACCTGTACCTGAACCTGGAGGAGCACTTGGGTGCGCCCGGCTTCGCCGGCGCCGGCTACGTGTGCTCGCCGCCGCTGCGCAGCCGCCACGAGACCCACCACGCCGACCTGTGGCGGGGCCTGCGCACCAACGACCTGTGCGTGGTGTCGACCGACCACTGCCCGTTCTGCATGAAGGAGCAGAAGGAACTGGGCCGCGACGACTTCCGCCTCATCCCCAACGGGCTGGGGGTGGTGGAGCACCGCATGGACCTCATCTACCAGGGCGTGGTGCAGGGCGAACTGTCGCTGGAGCGCTGGGTGGAGACCTGCGCCACCACACCGGCGCGCATGTTCGGGCTGTACCCCCGCAAGGGCAGCATCACGCCGGGGGCCGACGCCGACGTGGTGATCTACGACCCGACCACCGTGAGCCGCATCAGCGCCGAGACGCACCACATGAACATGGACTACTCGTGCTTCGAGGGCTTCGAGATCGCCGGCACGGTCGAGACGGTGCTGTCACGTGGCCGGGTGGTGGTCGACGGCGGCAACTACCTGGGCAGCCCCGGCGACGGGGTGTACCTGCGGCGCAGCCTGTCGCAGTACCTCCTGTGAGTCCGGCCGACCGGGTCACGACGAACCAGACATGAGCAGGGAGCGGACATGAAGCGGATACATCACTGGATCGACGGGAAGCTCACCCCCGGAGGGGGCGACCGGCGCGGCCCCGTATACAACCCGGCCACCGGCGTCCAGACCGGCGAGGTGGACTTCGCAACCACCGCCGAGGTGGACGCCGCGGTGGCCTCGGCGCGCGAGGCGTTCGGGTTCTGGCGCGAGGTGCCGGTGAGCCGGCGCAGCGAGATCCTGTTCCGCTACCGGGATCTGGTGGACCGTCACCGCAACGACATTGCCCGGCTGCTCACCGCCGAGCACGGCAAGGTGCTGGCCGACGCCGCCGGCGAGGTGAGCCGCGGCCTCGAGAACATCGAGTTCGCCTGCGGGGTGGGGCAACTGCTGAAGGGCGAGCACACCGAGCAGGCATCCGCCGGCGTGGACGTCTACTCGATCCGCCAGCCGCTGGGCGTGGTGGCGGGAATCACGCCGTTCAACTTCCCGGCGATGGTGCCCATGTGGATGTACCCCAATGCCATCGCCTGCGGCAACACGTTCGTGCTGAAGCCCTCCGAGAAGGACCCCTCGGCGCCGCTGTTCACGATGGAACTCCTGGCTGCCGCCGGGCTGCCGCCGGGCGTCGTGAACCTCGTACAGGGCGACAAGGTTGCGGTCGACCGGCTGCTGGAGCACCCCGACATCGCCGCGGTCAGCTTCGTGGGCTCCACGCCGGTGGCGCGGGCCATCTACGAGGCCGGCACGCGCAACGGCAAGCGGGTGCAGGCGCTCGGCGGTGCCAAGAACCACATGGTGGTGCTGCCCGACGCCGATGTGGAACTCGCCGCCGACGCTGCGGTCAGTGCCGCCTACGGGTCCTCGGGCGAGCGCTGCATGGCCATCTCCGCGGTCGTGGCGGTGGGCAGCGTGGCCGAGCCGCTGGTGGCCGCCATCGACGCCCGCCTGGACAAGATCCGCATCGGCGACGGCCTCGAGGACCCCGACGCCGAGATGGGGCCGCTCATCACCGCCGAGCACCGCGACCGCGTGGCGGGCTACATCGACGGCGCCCGGGCCGAGGGAGCGGCGGTCGTCCGGGACGGCCGCCCCGACGCCGCCAACCTCGACGGCTGGTTCCTGGGCCCCTCGCTGCTGGACCACGTCACCTCCGACATGGGCTGCTACCGCGACGAGATCTTCGGCCCGGTGCTGAGCGTGCTGCGGGTTGACGGCTACGACGATGCGGTGCGGCTCATCGGTGACAACCCGTGGGGCAACGGCGCCGCCATCTTCACCCGCGACGGCGGCGCGGCCCGGCGCTTCGGTTTCGAGGCCGGTGCCGGCATGGTGGGCATCAACGTGCCGATCCCCGTGCCGGTGTCGTACTACTCCTTCGGCGGCTGGAAGGGTTCGCTGTTCGGCGACACCCACATGTACGGCCCCGAGGGCATCCACTTCTACACCCGCGCCAAGGTCGTCACCAGCCGCTGGCCCGACCCTGCGACCAGCAGCATCGACCTGGGATTCCCGCGGAACCGCTGAGCGGCTCCCCGGCGGCATCGGAGAAAGGAGCCCGCATGGACTTCGGCCTCGTCCTGCAGACCGATCCGCCCGCGCGGCGAGTGGTCGAACTCACGAAGCGAGCCGAGGAACTCGGCTTCAACCACGCCTACACGTTCGACTCCCACGTGCTGTGGCAGGAGCCGTTCGTGATCTACGCCCAGATGCTGGCGGCCACCGAGAACATGGTGGTGGGCCCGATGGTCACCAACCCCGGCACACGCGACTGGACGGTCACCGCCTCGCTGTTCGCCACCCTCAACGACACGTTCGGCGAGCGCACTGTGTGCGGCATCGGGCGGGGCGACTCGGCCATGCGGGTCATCGGCCACCGGCCGTGCACCCTCGCCACGCTGGAGGAGGCCATGGGTGTCATCAAGGGCCTGGCCGAAGGCCGCGAGGTGACCTACAACGGCCAACAGCTTCGGATTCCGTGGCGGGGCGAGGGCAGCCTGCCGGTCTGGATGGCCGCCTACGGGCCGCGGGCGCTGGCGCTGTGCGGGGCGGTGACCGACGGCTTCATCCTGCAGCTGGCCGACGTGGACATCGCCGCCTGGACCATCGGCGCGGTGCGCCAAGCCGCCGCCGAGGCCGGGCGCGACCCCGACGAGCTGACGATCTGCGTGGCCGCCCCCGCCTACGTGGGCGACGACCTGGCGCACCAGCGCGACCAGATGCGCTGGTTCGGCGGCATGGTCGGCAATCACGTGGCCGACCTTGTGGCGCGCTACGGCGGCGACGGCTCGGGCGTGCCGCGGGCGCTCACCGACTACATCGAGGGCCGGGAGGGATACGACTACAGCACCCACGGCCGCTCGGAGAACGTCCACACGGAGTTCGTGCCCGACGAGATCGTGGACCGGTTCTGCCTCCTCGGCCCGCCGGCGGCACACGTCGCGCGACTCCGGGAGCTGGCCGAGTTGGGTGTGGACCAGTTCGCCGTCTACCTGATGCACGACCAGCCCGACGAGACGCTGGAGGCCTACGGCGGCATCATCGCCGACATGGCGGGAGCCGGCTGAGGCGGCCGTGGCCGACCCCTCGTCGACCCGCCGGACCCGGGCCCGCCGCACGCTGATCTTCGCGGCCTTCCTGGTCGCTCTGGCCCTGCTCTACACCGGCTACAAGGCTTTCGGCCAGGCCATCGACGACGCCCAGCGGGACTGGTGGGTCGTCGGGTCGTTCCTGCCGCGCAGCGACGACAAGAACATGCCGCCCGTGCTGGACATCCTCGCCGAGTTCGGCCAGGCGCCCCGCGAGGGCGGCACCACCATCGGCCGCCTCACTCTCGACGGGGCCCTGTTCACCCTGCGTGAGGCCGCCGTGGGCTTCGCCGCCGGCACGATCATCGGGCTCGCCATCGCCGTCGTGCTGCTGCAGTCGCGGCGCGCCGAGCGGGGTGTGCTCCCGTACGTGATCGCCAGCCAGACGGTTCCGCTCATTGCGATCGCGCCCATCGTGGTGGTGTGGGGGCGCACCGGCCTGGAATTCCTGCCGTGGGAGTGGCAGGACTGGATGTCGGTGTCGCTGATCGCCACCTACCTCACGTTCTTCCCCGTCGCGGTGAACGGGTTGCGGGGACTCCAGTCGCCGTCACCGGAGGCCACCGAGTTGATGCAGTCCTACGCCGCCGGCCGGCGCCAGGTGCTGCGGCGGCTGCAGCTGCCGGCGTCGCTGCCCTACCTGTTCCCGGCGCTGCGCATCGCCGCCACGGCCAGCGTCGTCGGCGCCATCGTGGGAGAGATCTCCGCCGGCGTGCGCGGCGGCCTCGGGCGGTTGATCCTGGACTTCGCCGGCAAGTACATCACCGGTCCTGAGCGGCTCTACGTGGCGATCATCGGGGCCTGCATCACCGGCCTTGTCGCGGTGGGCGTGGTGGCGGCGGCCGAGCGGCTGCTGCTGGCACGGCGCGGGATCGTGGCCCAGTGAACGCCGCCGAGCCACAGGGAGGGGCCGGAGAGGTGGCGGAGGATCTGGTTCTGGAGATCGCAGGACTCGAGAAGACGTTCAACGCCGGCCGGCCGAATGCCGTGACGGCCATTTCCGGGCTCGACCTGTCGGTGCGACCCCGGGAGTTCGTTTCGATCATCGGTCCCTCCGGCTGCGGCAAGAGCACGCTGCTGCGGCTCGTGGGAGGGCTGATCGGTCCCACCGCGGGCGATTTGTCGGTCAACGGCCGCAGCGCGCAGCAAGCGCGCCTGGCACGCGACTACGGGATGGTGTTCCAGGCCGCGGGACTGCTGGACTGGCGCTCGGCGGTCCGCAACGTGGAACTGCCGCTGGAGTTGATG
The window above is part of the bacterium genome. Proteins encoded here:
- a CDS encoding site-specific DNA-methyltransferase, translating into MSERLFDVDVGDPPLVRRERLASESMECRGQSGSAMPYRRVDAADAGPMRRLGGSVLICGPALEGLDVLPDRSVRTVVTSPPYWSLRDYEADGQIGRDDALGDYVRSVAVTFDKVRRVLTDDGTVWLNVGDSYTSGNRRYRAPDRKNRARAMRVRPPTPEGLKPKDLIGVPWHLALALQDAGWWLRSEVIWHKPNAHPESVKDRPTKAHETVFLLSKSQDYYYDVDAVRGPNDRRLRTVWDINTEPRRPADSSAEDHPAVMPLTLARRCVMIASEPGDVVLDPYAGSGTTLLAARELDRRWAGIELNPAFVDLIEHRLAR
- a CDS encoding MT-A70 family methyltransferase, which encodes MGEGSGKAASDDLLALSGSGFGAVLADPPWRFQNRTGKVAPEHRRLSRYDTMTTGAVCALPVPDVVGENAHLYLWVPNALIADGLRVMESWGFEYKSNLVWAKRRRDGGPDGRGVGFYFRNVTELILFGVRGRMRTLPPGRRQVNMIETRKREHSRKPDEQYEIVEACSPGPYLEMFARYPRKGWTSWGLEADEETTPRGKQYPTYRGPAAGNGLATPTVPAAAAADQLPLGPA
- a CDS encoding nucleotidyltransferase domain-containing protein, with protein sequence MSRRDLILGTHREAIVATARANKATEIALVGSVARGDDGPGSDVDFLATFAPGATLFDQSRLLGALRELLGIKVDVLSVGGLKPESLPRHREILAEAIRL
- a CDS encoding DUF86 domain-containing protein, whose amino-acid sequence is MSAQGTERDTERIEHILDAADFLATLVGQGREVFDSSRERRNAVERLLEIVGEAAGQMSGGFAAAYPDLDLAGARDLRNVIIHGYMNVDDDLLWDAASSSVPALAAGLRAAAGLDPSADRPGPDF
- a CDS encoding (2Fe-2S)-binding protein, with protein sequence MSEDRSVAGEATLHYTLHVNGTDREVADAWLGESLLYVLRERLGLPGTKNACDQGECGSCTVLSDGLPVCACMMLAAAAVGRDIVTVEGLADDGELTDVQQAFVDHGAVQCGFCTPGLIVAADHLLSVNPSPTDLEIREAISGNLCRCTGYGRVIAAVAAVATERAADD
- a CDS encoding FAD binding domain-containing protein, translated to MSVHVAASLEAVCNLLAADPSASLLAGGTDFMVEVNYNKRRPASVIAIDRVPELTGWRQRNGAVEMGAAMTYAEMEHPLFAAYVPALAQAARTVGSPQIRNAGTLGGNLATASPAGDTLPPLTALDARITICSARGTREVGLDGLIVGPKRNTLAPDEVIRSVTVPVVDGPQEFLKVGTRNAMVISVATVALVLDRAQRSVRLALGSVAPVPVRATEAEEWIAGAVDWDATEVPPDDVLTHFGELAAAASIPIDDHRSTADYRRHAVAVMSRRALARVFS
- a CDS encoding acyltransferase, whose protein sequence is MDNVVRAALVQQSWTGDADSMVEAHMAWARAAAEQGAQAICFQELFNGPYFCQVQDERFYATAEAVPGGPTTKLACELAAELGMVMVLPLYEEEQPGVLYNTAAVIDADGTYLGKYRKTHIPQVKGFWEKYYFRPGNLGYPVFDTAVGKVGVYICYDRHFPEGWRALGLGGAQIVFNPSATSRGLSAYLWKLEQTASAAANMYYVGAINRVGVEPLGDNDFYGTSYFANPRGQFVGEVASDSEPEVIVRDLDLDLIGEVRNQWAFYRDRRPDAYDPLVAG
- a CDS encoding aspartate aminotransferase family protein — encoded protein: METPTVADELLARHRSVLPSWLALYYEEPIELTRGEGCRVWDSEGRCHLDFFGGILTTMTGYNVPEVIDAIRTQAARMLHTSTLYLIEPMVALAEKIAGLSGIPDAKVFFTTSGTEANDAALLLATNYRSSHEILALRNSYHGRSFSAQAITGNRFWSASRLSGLSVSFIHGGYRMRSPWPDHDDESYTAACVQDLREVIDMCTTGHIAALIAEPIQGVGGFAMPPDGFFGTVKEVLDERGILFICDEVQTGWGRTGEHFWGYQAHGIQPDFLTFAKGVGNGLALGGVVARAELMDSLGANSISTFGGNPLSCAGALANLEYLLDHDLQTNAAKMGNRLRLGLEPVADRTPDIAELRGRGLMLAMEFNCPGGREPHPAAASAVHEGARRRGLLVGKGGLYGNVLRIAPPLCVSDAEIDEAVEILAAAAADLR
- the hydA gene encoding dihydropyrimidinase: MRTLIADGTVVSATGRVRADVVVSGEVIEAVVAPGSEIAESLRRSGDVRLIDAADRYVVPGGVDVHTHMELPFGGTYASDTFETGTRAAAHGGTTTIVDFAVQREGEDVRECLDAWFAKAEGQCAIDYGFHMILGGIDERSLKEMDTLVNDGITSFKLFMAYPGVLYSDDGKILQAMQQAHHNGGLIMMHAENGIAIDVIAAQAAARGQTDPVYHGITRPPRLEGEATYRAIQLALVAGTPVYFVHLSASDALAHVAAARNEGYNVFAETCPQYLYLNLEEHLGAPGFAGAGYVCSPPLRSRHETHHADLWRGLRTNDLCVVSTDHCPFCMKEQKELGRDDFRLIPNGLGVVEHRMDLIYQGVVQGELSLERWVETCATTPARMFGLYPRKGSITPGADADVVIYDPTTVSRISAETHHMNMDYSCFEGFEIAGTVETVLSRGRVVVDGGNYLGSPGDGVYLRRSLSQYLL
- a CDS encoding CoA-acylating methylmalonate-semialdehyde dehydrogenase yields the protein MKRIHHWIDGKLTPGGGDRRGPVYNPATGVQTGEVDFATTAEVDAAVASAREAFGFWREVPVSRRSEILFRYRDLVDRHRNDIARLLTAEHGKVLADAAGEVSRGLENIEFACGVGQLLKGEHTEQASAGVDVYSIRQPLGVVAGITPFNFPAMVPMWMYPNAIACGNTFVLKPSEKDPSAPLFTMELLAAAGLPPGVVNLVQGDKVAVDRLLEHPDIAAVSFVGSTPVARAIYEAGTRNGKRVQALGGAKNHMVVLPDADVELAADAAVSAAYGSSGERCMAISAVVAVGSVAEPLVAAIDARLDKIRIGDGLEDPDAEMGPLITAEHRDRVAGYIDGARAEGAAVVRDGRPDAANLDGWFLGPSLLDHVTSDMGCYRDEIFGPVLSVLRVDGYDDAVRLIGDNPWGNGAAIFTRDGGAARRFGFEAGAGMVGINVPIPVPVSYYSFGGWKGSLFGDTHMYGPEGIHFYTRAKVVTSRWPDPATSSIDLGFPRNR
- a CDS encoding TIGR03842 family LLM class F420-dependent oxidoreductase, whose protein sequence is MDFGLVLQTDPPARRVVELTKRAEELGFNHAYTFDSHVLWQEPFVIYAQMLAATENMVVGPMVTNPGTRDWTVTASLFATLNDTFGERTVCGIGRGDSAMRVIGHRPCTLATLEEAMGVIKGLAEGREVTYNGQQLRIPWRGEGSLPVWMAAYGPRALALCGAVTDGFILQLADVDIAAWTIGAVRQAAAEAGRDPDELTICVAAPAYVGDDLAHQRDQMRWFGGMVGNHVADLVARYGGDGSGVPRALTDYIEGREGYDYSTHGRSENVHTEFVPDEIVDRFCLLGPPAAHVARLRELAELGVDQFAVYLMHDQPDETLEAYGGIIADMAGAG